The following coding sequences are from one Longimicrobiaceae bacterium window:
- the csrA gene encoding carbon storage regulator CsrA: protein MLILSRKPGDAILVGDGIRIVVVSAERGAVRLGIEAPADVTILREEIVEQIAEENRRAGEAVDRRDWLDVAPVRPRKP, encoded by the coding sequence ATGCTCATCCTCAGCCGCAAGCCAGGAGACGCGATCCTTGTCGGCGATGGCATCCGGATCGTCGTCGTTTCCGCAGAGCGGGGGGCAGTGCGCCTGGGGATCGAAGCCCCCGCGGACGTGACCATTCTCCGCGAGGAGATCGTGGAGCAGATCGCGGAGGAGAACCGGCGGGCCGGCGAAGCGGTGGATCGGCGCGACTGGCTCGATGTCGCGCCGGTTCGCCCCAGAAAGCCGTAG
- a CDS encoding flagellar basal body P-ring protein FlgI, protein MRHTEVVSPPQFLRTRGRAPRGRAANRLAAAMLVAAGLLVSRAEVASAQEIRVRDLTIQEQAVPVRLMGYGLVVGLDGTGDRTSTGGRSGHTVRSVANLLRRFEVEVPEEMLTMRNVAAVLVTAEVSPYLRPGGRFEVHVASVGDARSIRGGVLWMTPLVAEAGGEPVASAQGPLLISDGNTGRGSYTVETTARIPAGGILEFDLPRPQFATANRLLLRSPDLGTAARIAQAINGAIGGQTATVEDPGAIALTLPDDPVARVQMLTQIADLRVQVESANRLVIDGRDGTVVAGGDLAVGNAVVSHGVITLTIGGAPTDGDIPGSVHMEAGTPAQEVAIALQALQTPPMEIAAIFESLREVGALAAEVVIR, encoded by the coding sequence ATGAGGCACACCGAGGTGGTGAGCCCGCCACAGTTCCTTCGCACCCGCGGTCGCGCTCCACGCGGCCGAGCGGCGAATAGGCTCGCCGCAGCGATGCTGGTCGCGGCCGGCCTGCTGGTCAGCCGGGCGGAGGTGGCAAGCGCCCAGGAGATCCGGGTGCGCGACCTGACCATCCAGGAGCAGGCGGTGCCTGTGCGGCTGATGGGCTACGGCCTGGTGGTCGGCCTGGACGGAACCGGTGATCGAACCTCGACCGGTGGGCGCTCAGGACACACGGTGCGCTCGGTGGCGAACCTGCTCCGGCGCTTCGAAGTGGAGGTGCCCGAGGAGATGCTCACCATGCGCAACGTCGCGGCGGTGCTCGTCACCGCCGAGGTGTCTCCGTACCTGCGGCCCGGCGGACGCTTCGAGGTCCACGTTGCCTCCGTGGGCGACGCCCGGTCCATCCGGGGAGGCGTGCTGTGGATGACCCCGCTCGTCGCCGAAGCCGGCGGTGAGCCGGTGGCCAGCGCCCAGGGACCTCTACTGATCAGCGACGGGAATACCGGACGCGGCTCCTACACGGTGGAGACGACCGCACGGATTCCGGCCGGCGGCATCCTCGAGTTCGACCTGCCACGGCCGCAGTTTGCCACCGCCAACCGGCTGCTCCTGCGCTCGCCCGACCTGGGCACGGCCGCGCGTATCGCACAGGCGATCAACGGGGCGATCGGGGGCCAGACCGCCACGGTGGAGGACCCGGGCGCGATCGCCCTCACGCTACCTGACGACCCGGTCGCGCGCGTACAGATGCTGACGCAGATCGCTGATCTTCGCGTTCAGGTCGAGTCCGCGAATCGGCTGGTCATCGACGGTCGAGACGGAACGGTGGTCGCGGGCGGCGACCTGGCGGTCGGCAACGCGGTGGTGAGTCACGGTGTCATCACCCTCACCATCGGAGGTGCGCCGACCGATGGCGACATCCCCGGTTCCGTGCACATGGAAGCCGGCACGCCGGCCCAGGAAGTGGCGATCGCGCTGCAGGCGCTGCAGACGCCCCCCATGGAGATCGCGGCGATCTTCGAGTCGCTACGCGAGGTGGGCGCCTTGGCTGCGGAAGTTGTGATCCGCTAA
- a CDS encoding flagellar motor protein MotB: MSDRKKSVIVIKKVRKKHGAHHGGSWKVAYADFVTAMMAFFMVMWILGMDSDVRKAIQGYFTNPVGMDRGYSSGVSPIATGTSPAAVKTPQPLRLITRGFEEERFRELAARIQARLREAEGLREIAAQIEVVITKDGLRIELVEGGNGEMFFALGSSKLKPAAARALAAIATELKETQTPLVVEGHTDAAPFGPGRRYSNWELSVDRANAARQAMAAAGLGDHRIREIRGYADRTLRNPDNPLDPANRRISILLPFSSEPPAVRTTVAEG, encoded by the coding sequence ATGAGCGACCGAAAGAAGTCCGTCATCGTTATCAAGAAGGTCCGCAAGAAGCACGGCGCGCACCACGGGGGAAGCTGGAAGGTCGCCTACGCGGATTTCGTCACCGCCATGATGGCGTTCTTCATGGTGATGTGGATCCTGGGGATGGACAGCGACGTGCGGAAGGCGATCCAGGGCTACTTCACCAACCCCGTCGGGATGGACCGCGGGTATTCGTCGGGTGTGAGCCCGATTGCGACCGGCACCTCGCCCGCCGCGGTGAAGACCCCGCAGCCCCTCCGCCTGATCACGCGGGGCTTCGAAGAGGAGCGGTTCCGCGAGCTGGCGGCCCGCATCCAGGCGAGACTCCGGGAGGCGGAAGGGTTGAGAGAGATCGCCGCCCAGATCGAGGTGGTGATCACCAAAGACGGTCTCCGCATCGAGCTGGTCGAGGGTGGCAACGGGGAGATGTTCTTCGCGCTGGGCAGCTCCAAGCTGAAGCCGGCGGCGGCCCGGGCCCTCGCCGCGATCGCGACGGAGCTGAAGGAGACCCAGACCCCCCTCGTGGTGGAGGGGCACACCGATGCGGCCCCGTTCGGACCAGGCCGCCGCTACAGCAACTGGGAGCTGTCCGTGGATCGCGCCAATGCCGCCCGCCAGGCGATGGCGGCCGCCGGTCTCGGTGACCATCGCATTCGGGAGATCCGCGGCTACGCCGATCGCACTCTGCGAAACCCAGACAATCCGCTCGACCCCGCCAACCGGCGGATCTCGATCCTCCTGCCGTTCTCCAGCGAGCCCCCGGCCGTACGGACCACCGTCGCCGAAGGGTAG
- the flgN gene encoding flagellar export chaperone FlgN, which translates to MNAPHLDAEPSGVGRGRASALQALAEAINSEIRLLEDLIGVMRRQRSAVAADDLQAIDDSVYATHRVLVTLTEARRRRRSLSQIVCGTDDFPLRDLELLLGEEMTDELRDSRDGLHAAALTLSQEVEMNRQVLRQAMAAGSEYVRSLYGGQGAEGVALYSAEPQRVERESSRGGILVDRRA; encoded by the coding sequence ATGAACGCGCCGCACCTGGACGCCGAGCCCTCGGGTGTCGGCAGGGGAAGAGCGTCGGCGCTGCAGGCGCTCGCGGAAGCAATCAACTCCGAGATCCGGTTGCTCGAGGACCTTATCGGGGTGATGCGACGTCAGCGCAGCGCGGTCGCGGCCGACGACCTTCAAGCGATCGACGACAGCGTCTACGCCACCCACCGGGTCCTCGTGACCCTTACGGAAGCTCGGCGCCGTCGTCGCTCGCTCAGCCAGATCGTTTGCGGCACCGACGATTTTCCCCTGCGGGACCTGGAGCTGTTGCTGGGAGAGGAGATGACCGACGAGCTGCGCGACTCGCGCGACGGGCTGCACGCGGCAGCTCTCACCCTCTCCCAGGAAGTGGAGATGAACCGGCAGGTGTTACGGCAGGCGATGGCGGCCGGCAGCGAGTACGTGCGCAGTCTCTACGGCGGTCAGGGCGCGGAGGGTGTGGCGCTCTACTCCGCTGAGCCGCAGCGCGTCGAGCGGGAGTCGTCCCGCGGCGGGATCCTCGTAGATCGTCGGGCATAG
- a CDS encoding class I SAM-dependent methyltransferase, with protein sequence MTCCPHCQDAGATFNASAARRDLKRYRSRGPLGTTRMLVDAILEQRDSDRSLLDIGGGVGAISHELIGAGFAEAVLVDASPAYLQAARAEAARRGHAARFTYHYADFVDLSPTLEAADVVTLDRVVCCYPDMVALVTASAAKARHLYGLVIPRRRAIVRFGNAAYNLFSRLRGSAFRSYVHPPAEVDEVVRDCGLARTYAAETPVWHVLTYART encoded by the coding sequence ATGACTTGCTGTCCACATTGCCAGGACGCCGGGGCCACCTTCAACGCCAGCGCCGCCCGGCGTGATCTGAAGCGCTATCGGTCCCGCGGTCCACTCGGAACCACCCGTATGCTGGTGGATGCGATCCTGGAGCAGCGCGACTCCGACCGATCGCTCCTGGACATCGGTGGCGGCGTCGGGGCGATCTCCCACGAGCTCATCGGCGCCGGGTTCGCCGAGGCGGTGCTGGTCGATGCCTCTCCCGCGTACCTTCAGGCGGCCAGAGCGGAGGCGGCGCGGCGCGGACACGCCGCTCGATTCACCTACCACTACGCCGACTTTGTCGACCTCTCCCCGACCCTCGAGGCGGCCGACGTTGTCACCCTCGACCGGGTGGTCTGTTGTTATCCCGACATGGTCGCGCTGGTGACCGCGTCCGCCGCCAAGGCGCGCCACCTGTACGGCCTGGTGATCCCGCGACGGCGGGCGATCGTCCGCTTCGGCAACGCCGCCTACAACCTCTTCAGCCGACTCCGGGGCAGCGCCTTCCGCAGCTACGTCCACCCTCCCGCCGAAGTCGACGAGGTCGTACGCGATTGCGGCCTCGCGCGCACCTATGCGGCGGAGACTCCTGTCTGGCACGTCCTGACCTACGCCCGCACCTGA
- a CDS encoding rod-binding protein, whose translation MSTIERSTALGASTPPSDEARLRKASQDLEGVFVEQLFKAMRETVPENSLLDGGTGEEMFTSMLDSHLAAEVPSQWASGLAEALYRQLRGALPGGENADGAGEVKAALEKAASTPAVPTLARELSAGGALP comes from the coding sequence ATGAGCACGATCGAACGCTCGACGGCCCTCGGGGCTTCGACCCCTCCCTCGGACGAGGCGCGGCTACGCAAGGCAAGCCAGGATCTGGAGGGTGTCTTCGTTGAGCAGCTCTTCAAAGCCATGCGGGAGACCGTCCCCGAGAACTCGCTCCTGGACGGGGGAACCGGCGAGGAGATGTTCACGAGCATGCTGGATTCGCACCTGGCCGCGGAAGTCCCCTCCCAGTGGGCGAGTGGGCTGGCGGAGGCGCTCTATCGGCAGCTTCGTGGCGCACTGCCGGGAGGGGAGAACGCGGACGGCGCGGGCGAGGTGAAAGCCGCCCTGGAGAAGGCCGCGTCCACCCCGGCTGTGCCTACGCTGGCGCGGGAGCTCTCCGCCGGCGGGGCACTTCCATGA
- the motA gene encoding flagellar motor stator protein MotA, whose amino-acid sequence MFVIIGLLIVFGSIIGGYVMHHGQIAVLLQVNEFIIIGGAGLGSMIVANPMPLVKRVFARTFGLLKPNAFGEKAYAELLRVLYDVFQTARKEGLVGLEQHIEEPEKSELFRKYPIFQRNHHAVAFLTDTLKVMLSGAIEDHHLAEILDLDLEQMLEEEMAVPTALHRVGDAMPGFGIVAAVLGVIITMGAIGGDPAELGQKVAAALVGTFVGILLAYGVIGPLGTAVEARIKAEHAYMCCIRTALLSFARGDSPMTSVEFARRNIEPADRPSFTELEQMTRRRAA is encoded by the coding sequence GTGTTCGTCATCATCGGCCTTCTGATCGTCTTCGGGAGCATCATCGGCGGTTACGTGATGCACCATGGACAGATCGCCGTCCTCCTCCAGGTGAATGAGTTCATCATCATCGGGGGGGCGGGGCTGGGTTCGATGATCGTGGCGAACCCGATGCCTCTCGTGAAGCGAGTCTTCGCTCGGACGTTCGGGCTGCTGAAGCCGAACGCGTTCGGGGAGAAGGCCTACGCGGAGCTCCTGCGGGTACTCTACGACGTCTTTCAGACCGCCCGCAAGGAAGGGCTGGTCGGACTGGAGCAGCACATCGAGGAGCCGGAGAAGAGCGAGCTCTTCCGTAAGTATCCGATCTTCCAGCGGAACCACCACGCGGTGGCCTTCCTGACTGACACATTGAAGGTCATGCTCAGCGGCGCCATCGAGGATCACCATCTGGCCGAGATCCTGGATCTCGACCTCGAGCAGATGCTCGAGGAGGAGATGGCGGTGCCGACGGCGCTCCACCGGGTCGGCGATGCAATGCCGGGGTTCGGCATCGTCGCGGCCGTCCTCGGCGTGATCATCACCATGGGCGCCATCGGCGGTGACCCGGCAGAGCTCGGGCAGAAGGTGGCCGCGGCCCTGGTGGGGACCTTCGTCGGCATCCTGCTCGCCTACGGCGTTATCGGCCCACTGGGGACGGCCGTGGAGGCCCGCATCAAGGCCGAGCACGCTTACATGTGCTGCATTCGCACCGCGCTTCTATCCTTCGCCCGGGGTGACTCCCCGATGACGAGCGTCGAGTTCGCGCGTCGCAACATCGAGCCGGCCGATCGGCCCAGCTTCACCGAGCTGGAGCAGATGACTCGCCGCAGGGCCGCGTAG
- a CDS encoding LacI family DNA-binding transcriptional regulator — protein MARAANVSISTVSRAISQPDRVGEATRARVMAVIREMGYVPSRVAQRLRKEHGHAHLIGLILPDIQNPFFADLARGVEDLAQKHGYALFLGNSDEDLEKERQYLEAMRAESVDGVIVPPISDSDKAVSSMIRVGVPVVCVDRRIDGADADTVVVDNVRGAYAATDHLIRLGHRRIGFIEGRPQISTSRERMQGYRQALQAHGLEFDPELVREGDSRQASGARLAGELLDISDRPTALLVGNNLMTLGALETCHARQIHIPEQLAVVGYDDMPWALALNPPLTAVRQPGYEVGQRAMELLLARIREPDRSTALIVLQPQLIVRRSCGAGLPLRKR, from the coding sequence GTGGCTCGAGCGGCGAACGTATCGATCTCGACGGTCTCGCGGGCGATCTCGCAGCCCGACCGCGTAGGGGAGGCGACCCGGGCACGGGTGATGGCGGTGATCCGGGAGATGGGCTACGTACCGAGCCGGGTCGCGCAGCGGCTGCGCAAGGAGCACGGCCATGCTCACCTCATCGGGTTGATCCTGCCCGACATCCAGAACCCCTTTTTCGCCGACCTGGCACGGGGTGTCGAGGACCTGGCCCAGAAGCACGGCTACGCGCTGTTCCTGGGCAACTCGGATGAGGACCTGGAGAAGGAGCGTCAATACCTGGAGGCGATGCGCGCCGAATCGGTCGACGGCGTGATCGTGCCGCCCATCTCCGACTCCGACAAGGCCGTGTCGTCTATGATTCGCGTCGGGGTGCCGGTGGTGTGCGTGGACCGGCGTATCGATGGCGCGGACGCCGACACCGTCGTCGTCGACAATGTGCGCGGAGCATACGCGGCCACCGACCACCTCATCCGGCTTGGCCACCGACGCATCGGCTTCATCGAGGGGAGGCCCCAGATCTCGACGAGCCGAGAGCGTATGCAAGGCTATCGACAAGCGCTGCAGGCACACGGGCTCGAGTTCGATCCGGAGCTCGTTCGCGAGGGAGACTCGCGTCAGGCGAGCGGGGCTCGACTGGCAGGAGAACTTCTCGACATCTCGGATCGCCCGACAGCGCTACTGGTGGGGAACAATCTGATGACCCTTGGCGCCCTCGAGACCTGCCACGCGCGACAGATACACATTCCCGAGCAGCTGGCGGTCGTCGGGTACGACGACATGCCATGGGCTCTCGCGCTCAACCCTCCCCTTACCGCGGTCAGACAACCCGGGTACGAAGTGGGGCAGCGCGCGATGGAGCTCCTGCTCGCTCGCATCCGGGAGCCAGACCGGAGCACGGCTCTCATCGTGTTGCAGCCACAGCTCATTGTCCGGCGCTCCTGCGGCGCGGGGCTCCCCCTTCGGAAGCGCTGA
- the flgK gene encoding flagellar hook-associated protein FlgK → MFTLNNILSVARSAIAAQQTAVQVASNNIANANTEGYTRQRVVLRPGAPVNTALGPAATGVHVASYERMRDPLLDVSFRRDEGKSAASSMRRDLLRQIEGVFGEPSEYGLGAAMDRFWSAWDDLASDPLNDAARGMVRQRAIQLTSTFQNAAAELDAVASGAETRLRDSLTRLNELGKEVARLNVEIVAAEAGGATANELRDARDRLIDEMAGLASVRVTEQANGSASVFVENTLFVDGGDSKALELTETAGTYGVAVKGSGASVSTAREGSALNEALRVLNEDLPAVGQKLDDLARALVERVNAVHAGAYAAGDGFTNPAGDFFRSDDLPGTPNGYVVSAASITLADPIEQSAANIATSTVAGQPTNNEAALQLAALRNDSNAITIDGIPTTLSGAYQSLVTGVAQETRAAEDSATVFSTLVAQTETRRASVSGVSIDEELIRLMQHQQAYVAATRMVTAVDEMLGELLGMVR, encoded by the coding sequence ATGTTTACTCTCAACAACATCCTGAGCGTCGCCCGCAGCGCAATCGCCGCGCAGCAGACGGCCGTGCAGGTCGCCTCGAACAACATCGCCAACGCGAACACCGAGGGGTACACGCGGCAACGGGTGGTGCTGCGACCCGGAGCGCCGGTAAACACGGCGCTGGGTCCGGCGGCGACCGGGGTGCATGTCGCCTCCTACGAGCGCATGCGAGACCCGCTGCTCGACGTGAGCTTCCGCCGCGACGAGGGTAAGTCGGCGGCAAGCAGCATGCGGCGGGACCTGCTGCGGCAGATCGAGGGCGTTTTCGGCGAGCCCTCCGAGTACGGGCTCGGCGCGGCGATGGATCGCTTCTGGAGCGCCTGGGACGACCTCGCGAGCGATCCGCTCAACGACGCCGCGCGCGGCATGGTGAGGCAGCGGGCGATCCAGCTCACCTCCACGTTCCAGAATGCCGCCGCTGAGCTGGATGCGGTGGCATCCGGAGCCGAGACGCGCCTGCGCGATTCGTTGACCCGTCTCAACGAGCTCGGGAAAGAGGTGGCCCGGCTCAACGTGGAGATCGTGGCTGCCGAGGCGGGTGGGGCAACCGCGAACGAGCTTCGAGACGCCAGAGATCGGCTCATCGACGAGATGGCCGGTCTGGCGAGCGTCAGAGTGACCGAGCAGGCGAACGGGAGCGCCAGCGTCTTCGTGGAGAACACCCTCTTCGTGGACGGTGGCGATTCCAAAGCGCTCGAGCTCACCGAGACGGCTGGCACCTACGGCGTCGCGGTGAAGGGGAGCGGCGCCTCCGTCTCCACCGCTCGCGAGGGGAGTGCGCTCAACGAGGCCCTGCGCGTGCTGAACGAGGATTTACCGGCGGTGGGGCAGAAGCTCGATGACCTCGCCCGCGCGCTGGTGGAGCGGGTGAACGCGGTGCACGCGGGGGCGTACGCCGCCGGCGACGGCTTCACCAACCCGGCCGGGGATTTCTTCCGTAGCGACGATCTTCCCGGCACCCCCAACGGCTATGTGGTCAGCGCCGCCTCCATCACCCTCGCGGATCCGATCGAGCAGAGCGCCGCGAACATTGCCACCAGCACCGTGGCCGGTCAGCCGACCAACAATGAGGCGGCACTGCAGCTCGCGGCCCTGCGCAACGACAGCAATGCGATAACCATCGACGGGATCCCGACCACATTGTCGGGTGCATACCAGTCGCTGGTGACCGGCGTCGCGCAGGAAACCCGGGCGGCGGAAGACTCCGCCACCGTCTTCAGCACCCTCGTCGCCCAGACGGAGACGCGCCGCGCGAGCGTCAGCGGCGTGTCCATCGACGAGGAGCTGATTCGCCTGATGCAGCACCAGCAGGCCTACGTGGCGGCCACCCGCATGGTCACGGCGGTCGATGAAATGCTGGGAGAACTGCTGGGGATGGTCCGGTGA
- a CDS encoding sugar porter family MFS transporter, with the protein MKAPRQVIFSTVVAALGGLLFGFDTAVISGTTEALQSIFALDEFWLGFAVASALIGTIVGAFAVGRPVEKFGRKLILLTLAVLYFISAVGSALAQSLVSFVIYRFIGGLAVGAASVVSPMYIAEIAPARLRGRLVAVNQLNVVSGILLAFLSNYAIGRALSEDIAWRWMLGVEAFPAALFFALIFLIPESPRWLVKRGRNEDARAVLAQVSEGDVQQELQEIVASLRAEEGEKVHALFQQRYAFPIFLAFAVAMFNQLSGINALMYYAPRIFQMAGAGAEDALLQAVAVGGINLLFTIVALFVIDRFGRRPLLMIGGAGAAASLALVAFAFYTGSFSGNLVLLGLLGFIASHAIGQGAVIWVFISEVFPNRVRAKGQALGSFTHWFMAAAVSWTFPVIAEVSGGHAFAFFSAMMLLQVLFAWKIMPETRGATLEELGARLESPSAPPGGAGGRKGTVGEGVTR; encoded by the coding sequence GTGAAGGCACCTCGCCAGGTAATCTTCAGCACAGTGGTTGCCGCTCTCGGCGGCTTGCTTTTCGGGTTCGACACCGCCGTCATCTCGGGCACCACCGAGGCTCTTCAAAGCATCTTCGCGCTGGACGAGTTCTGGCTGGGCTTCGCCGTGGCCTCCGCGCTCATCGGGACGATCGTCGGGGCGTTTGCCGTCGGAAGGCCGGTCGAGAAATTCGGGCGCAAGCTGATCCTGCTGACGCTGGCCGTCCTGTATTTCATTTCCGCGGTCGGAAGTGCCCTGGCGCAATCGCTGGTGAGCTTTGTGATCTACCGGTTCATCGGGGGCCTGGCGGTCGGCGCGGCGTCCGTCGTCTCTCCGATGTACATCGCCGAGATCGCTCCGGCCCGTCTCCGCGGCCGCCTGGTCGCCGTCAACCAGCTCAACGTGGTCTCGGGGATCCTCCTGGCCTTCCTTTCCAACTACGCGATCGGGAGGGCGCTGTCGGAAGACATCGCCTGGCGCTGGATGCTCGGAGTCGAGGCGTTTCCGGCCGCACTGTTCTTCGCACTCATCTTCCTCATTCCGGAAAGTCCCCGGTGGCTGGTGAAGCGTGGCCGCAACGAGGATGCGAGGGCCGTTCTCGCGCAGGTCAGCGAGGGGGACGTCCAGCAGGAGCTCCAGGAAATCGTCGCGTCCCTCCGAGCGGAGGAAGGAGAGAAGGTCCACGCATTGTTCCAGCAGCGCTACGCATTTCCGATCTTCCTGGCCTTTGCCGTCGCGATGTTCAATCAGCTATCGGGAATCAATGCGCTGATGTACTACGCACCGCGCATCTTTCAGATGGCCGGCGCGGGAGCCGAGGACGCGTTGCTGCAAGCGGTAGCGGTGGGCGGCATTAACCTGCTCTTTACGATTGTCGCGCTGTTCGTGATCGATCGTTTCGGCCGGCGCCCGCTTCTCATGATCGGTGGCGCCGGGGCTGCCGCCTCGCTCGCCCTGGTAGCATTCGCCTTCTACACGGGCAGCTTTTCAGGCAACCTCGTCCTCCTGGGGTTGCTGGGATTCATTGCCAGCCACGCCATTGGCCAGGGGGCGGTGATCTGGGTGTTCATTTCAGAGGTCTTTCCCAACCGGGTGCGCGCCAAAGGACAGGCGCTGGGCAGCTTCACCCACTGGTTCATGGCGGCGGCCGTTTCCTGGACCTTCCCTGTCATCGCTGAGGTCTCGGGTGGCCATGCGTTCGCCTTCTTCAGTGCCATGATGCTGTTGCAGGTACTTTTCGCCTGGAAGATCATGCCCGAGACCCGAGGTGCTACCCTCGAGGAACTGGGTGCCAGACTGGAGTCGCCGAGTGCCCCGCCGGGGGGCGCCGGCGGTAGAAAGGGCACCGTGGGGGAGGGGGTTACTCGATGA